The Nitrospira sp. genome contains a region encoding:
- a CDS encoding cysteine--tRNA ligase yields the protein MLKLFNTLTRKREPFEPIEPKKVRMYVCGVTVYDYCHIGHARSALVFDVLRRYLEYSGYGVTFVKNFTDVDDKIIKRANEQDISCDAVTAKYIRAYQEDMRKLGIRPATEEPKATEHMSDIIQLTDALVRKGLAYVVGGDVYFEVSKYPEYGRLSKRRLEDMQAGARVDVDARKHHPMDFALWKSSKPGEPAWESPWGPGRPGWHIECSAMSIKHLGETFDIHGGGMDLIFPHHENEMAQSCGATGKTFARYWVHNGFVQINQEKMSNSLGNFFTVREIFEKSEWSEEVTGEILRYFLLSTHYHGPLDFSDQALKEAKNALNGFYDLFGRLGESDENLIADRDLEQSVQRFRNSFKAAMDDDMNTPMAVAEFQKLRSDINKLLDRGISTKARQIARDEFRAMGNLLGLFGLDKWQFHDSVSDALSAHAMETATVRTALSETDIEMLLAERKQARNRKDFSRADEIRKSLAAQGIIIEDKPDGTSRWKR from the coding sequence ATGCTCAAGTTATTCAATACCCTCACCCGGAAACGAGAACCTTTCGAACCCATCGAGCCGAAGAAAGTCCGCATGTATGTCTGCGGCGTCACGGTCTACGACTATTGCCATATCGGCCATGCGCGGAGTGCATTGGTGTTTGATGTGCTGCGACGTTACTTGGAATACAGCGGCTATGGCGTGACCTTCGTGAAAAACTTCACCGATGTGGACGACAAGATCATCAAGCGCGCGAACGAACAAGATATTTCCTGTGACGCCGTGACCGCGAAGTACATACGAGCATACCAGGAAGATATGCGAAAGTTGGGAATCAGGCCCGCGACGGAAGAGCCGAAGGCCACTGAGCATATGAGTGACATCATTCAATTGACGGACGCGCTGGTTAGGAAGGGTTTGGCCTACGTCGTGGGCGGCGATGTGTATTTTGAAGTCTCGAAATATCCCGAATACGGGCGTCTGTCAAAACGACGACTCGAAGACATGCAAGCTGGCGCGCGTGTGGATGTCGATGCACGAAAACATCACCCGATGGACTTTGCGCTGTGGAAGAGCAGCAAGCCGGGGGAGCCGGCATGGGAGAGCCCGTGGGGACCCGGCCGGCCGGGCTGGCATATCGAGTGTTCGGCGATGTCGATCAAACATCTCGGTGAAACCTTCGACATCCATGGCGGCGGGATGGATCTGATTTTCCCCCACCATGAAAACGAAATGGCCCAGTCTTGCGGCGCAACGGGAAAAACCTTCGCGCGCTATTGGGTGCACAACGGCTTCGTGCAGATCAATCAGGAGAAGATGTCCAATTCGCTCGGCAATTTCTTCACGGTTCGTGAGATTTTCGAGAAATCTGAATGGTCGGAAGAGGTGACAGGGGAAATTCTCCGGTACTTTCTCCTTTCAACCCACTACCATGGGCCACTCGATTTTTCTGATCAAGCATTGAAAGAGGCCAAAAACGCCCTGAATGGTTTCTATGACCTCTTTGGACGTCTCGGCGAGTCCGATGAGAATTTGATAGCGGACCGGGACCTGGAACAGTCGGTCCAGCGCTTTAGGAACTCCTTCAAAGCCGCAATGGATGACGACATGAATACACCGATGGCCGTTGCCGAATTTCAGAAACTGCGGAGCGACATCAATAAACTTCTGGATCGGGGAATTTCCACGAAAGCGCGACAGATTGCCAGAGATGAATTTCGCGCCATGGGCAATCTGTTGGGGCTGTTTGGGTTGGACAAGTGGCAGTTTCACGACTCAGTTTCCGACGCATTGTCGGCCCATGCCATGGAGACCGCAACGGTTCGAACTGCCCTATCTGAAACGGACATCGAAATGTTGCTGGCTGAACGGAAACAGGCCCGTAATCGAAAAGATTTTTCGCGGGCGGACGAGATCAGGAAATCGCTCGCCGCTCAAGGAATCATCATCGAGGACAAACCGGATGGCACCAGCCGCTGGA
- a CDS encoding DedA family protein: MIEAVISELSRFIIACISKFGYAGIIFTMAVESACIPLPSEIIMPFSGYLVLTGEFTMLGVTLAGAVGNVLGSIVAYYAGVWGGRPFAERYGPYFLLSHHDLDVADRWFAKYGEAAVFFSRMLPVVRTFISLPAGIARMNFPRFVLFTFVGALPWCYLLAYIGLRMGEQWEHLRDYFHQFDIVIGLVLALAVGYFLWSHWPKRRMNPEA; the protein is encoded by the coding sequence TTGATCGAAGCTGTCATCAGTGAGCTGAGCCGATTCATCATTGCCTGTATTTCGAAATTCGGCTATGCGGGCATCATCTTTACCATGGCTGTCGAGAGTGCGTGCATTCCCTTGCCGAGCGAGATCATCATGCCCTTCTCCGGTTACCTTGTGCTGACCGGGGAATTCACCATGCTGGGAGTCACGCTGGCCGGTGCGGTTGGCAATGTTCTTGGTTCCATCGTGGCGTACTATGCGGGTGTGTGGGGAGGGAGGCCGTTTGCGGAGCGCTATGGGCCTTATTTCCTCCTATCGCATCATGATCTCGATGTTGCCGATCGCTGGTTCGCCAAATACGGCGAGGCCGCTGTTTTCTTTAGCCGCATGCTTCCGGTTGTGCGCACGTTCATTTCGCTTCCGGCGGGCATCGCGAGGATGAATTTCCCCCGCTTCGTCCTCTTCACCTTTGTCGGCGCGCTGCCCTGGTGCTATCTGCTGGCCTACATCGGCCTCCGCATGGGGGAACAGTGGGAGCATCTGCGTGACTATTTTCATCAATTCGACATCGTGATTGGACTCGTGCTTGCTCTGGCCGTAGGGTACTTCCTCTGGTCTCACTGGCCTAAGCGACGTATGAATCCAGAGGCCTAA
- the surE gene encoding 5'/3'-nucleotidase SurE gives MRILVTNDDGIHSPGITVLAKALASIGEVWVVAPDRERTAVAHAVTLHKPLRLHRVAARIFSVNGTPVDCVNLALLKVMPKRPHLVVSGINKGVNLGDDVMYSGTVSAAVEGTILGVPSLAVSQEGAEKFRFEVGAIYAVRVARLILARGLPEETLLNVNIPDRSRQGVRGVRVTCLSRRRFDNPIIEKLDPHGRKYYWIAGKRISWSRSKDADHEAIGEGCVSITPIRLDSTHHGVLDQFRAWEPLIKRDVKRSSASRFAIGLTRESGV, from the coding sequence ATGCGCATCCTTGTGACCAACGATGACGGGATCCACTCACCGGGAATCACCGTTCTGGCCAAGGCTCTTGCCTCGATCGGTGAGGTGTGGGTTGTGGCTCCGGATCGCGAGCGGACCGCCGTGGCGCATGCGGTTACATTGCACAAACCCTTGCGACTCCATCGAGTCGCGGCGCGTATCTTCTCTGTCAATGGGACACCGGTGGATTGCGTGAATCTAGCACTGCTCAAAGTCATGCCCAAACGGCCTCACCTCGTAGTGTCCGGCATCAATAAAGGTGTCAACCTCGGCGATGATGTGATGTATTCGGGGACTGTATCCGCGGCAGTGGAAGGGACTATTCTGGGCGTGCCATCCCTGGCGGTATCCCAAGAAGGGGCGGAGAAATTCCGTTTTGAAGTGGGCGCCATTTATGCCGTACGTGTCGCGCGGCTCATCCTTGCTCGTGGCCTTCCTGAGGAGACGCTGCTGAACGTCAATATCCCGGATCGGTCGCGACAGGGAGTCAGGGGAGTGCGGGTCACCTGCCTCAGCCGCCGGCGATTCGATAATCCGATTATCGAGAAGCTTGATCCACACGGACGCAAGTATTATTGGATCGCAGGCAAGCGCATATCATGGAGTCGCAGTAAGGACGCCGATCACGAGGCGATCGGAGAGGGGTGTGTGTCCATCACCCCGATCCGTCTGGATAGTACTCACCATGGAGTACTTGATCAGTTTCGTGCGTGGGAGCCGCTGATCAAGCGTGATGTCAAACGGTCTTCCGCATCGCGGTTTGCTATTGGTCTTACGAGGGAGTCGGGTGTGTGA
- a CDS encoding MerR family transcriptional regulator produces the protein MGTEPRLGSKVFYKIGEVSQLTKLPAYVLRFWESQFTFLKPKKSRGNQRLYVQRDVETVLQIKRMLYDEGHTLEGVKRYWVRRGRAASRKLSTKDVAKKLRGDLQVILKIIESHP, from the coding sequence ATGGGAACTGAGCCCAGGCTGGGGAGTAAGGTTTTCTATAAGATCGGAGAGGTGAGTCAGCTAACGAAGCTTCCCGCGTATGTGCTCCGTTTCTGGGAATCACAATTCACCTTTTTGAAACCCAAGAAGAGTCGGGGCAATCAACGTCTCTATGTTCAACGGGACGTCGAAACCGTGCTGCAAATCAAGCGGATGCTGTATGACGAGGGGCATACCTTGGAGGGAGTAAAGCGGTATTGGGTCCGTCGTGGTCGGGCTGCCTCTCGAAAACTGAGTACCAAGGATGTTGCGAAAAAGTTGAGAGGAGACCTCCAAGTCATTCTCAAGATCATCGAATCGCATCCATGA
- a CDS encoding integration host factor subunit alpha, with the protein MRKADIADEIFKQVGISKNEAADIVEFVLNLLKSVLQKGESVKIAGFGNFVVRSKGARKGRNPRTGEEIGITPRRVVTFRPSQVFKKYVNS; encoded by the coding sequence ATGAGAAAGGCGGATATTGCTGACGAAATTTTCAAGCAGGTCGGCATTTCGAAGAATGAAGCGGCTGATATTGTGGAGTTTGTGCTGAATCTGCTCAAGTCTGTCCTGCAGAAGGGAGAATCAGTCAAAATTGCCGGGTTTGGAAATTTTGTTGTGCGGAGCAAGGGTGCCCGTAAGGGACGAAATCCCAGGACTGGAGAAGAAATCGGGATTACCCCCCGTCGCGTCGTGACATTTCGGCCAAGCCAAGTGTTCAAGAAATACGTCAATTCATAG
- a CDS encoding citramalate synthase: MGRKTSQPRVSRASREHQPVVEQEPAEDRTAFLEIYDTTLRDGAQAEDVSFSADDKVRIAQKLDDLGVHFIEGGWPGANPKDIEFFRIIKTIPLKHADVIAFGSTRKASHTVRKDPNLQALLAAETKTITLFGKTWSLHVTDALGISLTKNLELIADSIAYLRGKGRRVFYDAEHFFDGYKTNPEYALTTIRKAVEAGAERVILCDTNGGTMPWEIRQICSVVQRECGVPLGIHAHNDCEMAVANSLVAIETGIVQVQGTINGIGERCGNANLCSIIPNLELKMKRPVLIDRLSHLKDVAGFVTEIANLMPNKHQPYVGDAAFAHKGGVHIHAVLKNSATYEHVDPVRVGNRQRMLISDYGGRSGLLDKIETYGIKLSKNHAKVDELIHTLKERENQGYQFEGAEGSFELLMRKAMGSHRPSFQLLGFRVIVEKKQEDGTPLAEATVMVKVGEAVEHTAAIGAGPVNALDHALRKALEKFYPQLREVKLLDYKVRVLAANRGTESKVRVLIESGDHKDKWGTVGVSENIIEATWQALADSIEYKLLAKD; this comes from the coding sequence ATGGGCCGAAAAACATCTCAGCCCCGCGTTTCCCGAGCTTCTCGTGAGCACCAGCCGGTTGTTGAGCAAGAACCGGCTGAGGATCGCACCGCATTCCTGGAAATCTACGACACCACCTTGCGCGACGGAGCTCAGGCGGAGGACGTCAGTTTCTCAGCCGACGACAAGGTCCGCATTGCGCAAAAGTTGGATGATCTGGGCGTTCATTTTATCGAGGGCGGCTGGCCCGGGGCGAATCCAAAAGACATAGAGTTTTTTAGAATCATCAAGACCATTCCGCTCAAGCACGCGGACGTCATCGCGTTCGGATCGACCAGGAAAGCCAGCCATACCGTTCGAAAGGACCCCAATCTCCAGGCGTTGCTCGCCGCCGAAACAAAAACGATTACGCTCTTTGGGAAAACCTGGTCGCTGCATGTGACCGATGCCCTCGGAATCTCGCTGACAAAGAACTTAGAATTGATCGCAGATTCCATCGCGTATTTGCGCGGGAAGGGGCGCCGGGTGTTCTACGATGCAGAGCATTTCTTCGACGGATACAAGACCAATCCTGAGTATGCGCTCACCACCATCAGAAAGGCGGTGGAGGCCGGGGCAGAACGGGTGATTCTCTGCGACACCAACGGTGGCACAATGCCGTGGGAAATCCGACAGATCTGCAGTGTGGTTCAACGCGAATGCGGGGTCCCGCTCGGCATTCATGCGCACAATGACTGCGAAATGGCGGTGGCGAACTCGCTCGTGGCGATCGAGACCGGTATCGTGCAGGTACAGGGAACGATCAACGGGATCGGGGAACGGTGCGGGAATGCAAATCTCTGTTCGATTATTCCCAATTTAGAGTTGAAGATGAAGCGTCCTGTCCTAATTGATCGATTGAGCCATCTGAAGGATGTCGCAGGTTTCGTCACCGAGATCGCGAATCTGATGCCGAACAAACATCAGCCCTATGTCGGTGATGCCGCGTTTGCGCACAAAGGCGGAGTGCACATTCATGCCGTGCTGAAGAATTCGGCCACCTATGAACATGTCGATCCGGTCCGAGTCGGTAATCGGCAGCGGATGCTGATTTCTGACTACGGAGGGCGGAGCGGTCTGCTCGACAAGATCGAAACGTACGGCATCAAGCTTTCAAAGAACCACGCCAAAGTCGACGAGCTGATCCATACGTTGAAGGAGCGAGAGAACCAAGGCTATCAATTCGAAGGGGCTGAAGGATCATTTGAGCTGTTGATGCGGAAGGCGATGGGGAGCCACAGACCCTCGTTTCAATTGCTCGGGTTTCGCGTCATCGTCGAGAAGAAGCAGGAAGATGGAACGCCTCTTGCTGAGGCGACGGTGATGGTCAAGGTGGGTGAAGCGGTTGAACATACAGCCGCCATCGGTGCCGGACCGGTGAATGCTCTCGACCATGCCTTGCGCAAGGCGCTGGAAAAATTCTATCCGCAACTGCGGGAGGTGAAACTTCTCGACTACAAGGTGCGTGTACTGGCGGCCAATCGAGGGACCGAGTCAAAGGTCCGCGTATTGATCGAATCAGGAGACCACAAAGATAAATGGGGGACGGTCGGCGTCTCTGAGAACATCATCGAGGCCACCTGGCAGGCTCTGGCGGATAGTATCGAGTACAAACTTCTTGCCAAGGATTAG
- a CDS encoding aspartate kinase, protein MALIVQKYGGTSVGTIERIHRVADRVAQTQRDGNRVVVVLSAMSGETDRLIKLAHAVTAAPDERELDMLLSTGERVTIALLAMELRGRDINARSFTGRQVGIITDSAHTKARIARVTADRVREALEQGVVPIVAGFQGINERSDVTTLGRGGSDLSAVALAAALKADRCIIFTDVDGVYTADPNIVPAARRIERIAYEEMLEMASLGAKVLQTRSVEFAAKFNVPIEVNSSFKEGKGTLVTKEDADMEAAAIAGVTGDRNQAKITIIGVPDKPGIAARIFGPVAEAHINVDMIIQNMSQAAMTDLSFTVPRADLKNAVPIIQAVAKDIEAKSVSVTETIAKVSLIGVGMRSHSGVAAKMFEVLSREGINIMMISTSEIKISCVIDEKYLELAMRSLHSAFDLDAA, encoded by the coding sequence GTGGCGCTGATCGTCCAGAAATACGGCGGGACTTCGGTCGGGACGATTGAGCGAATCCATCGTGTTGCCGACCGCGTGGCTCAGACACAGCGGGATGGAAATCGAGTCGTGGTCGTGCTTTCCGCGATGAGCGGTGAGACAGATCGACTCATCAAGCTGGCACACGCGGTGACGGCCGCTCCCGATGAACGCGAATTGGACATGCTGCTGTCAACAGGAGAACGAGTCACCATCGCACTGTTGGCGATGGAATTACGAGGGCGAGACATCAATGCCCGGTCCTTTACCGGTCGGCAGGTCGGGATCATTACCGATAGCGCACATACCAAGGCGCGGATCGCGCGCGTAACGGCAGATCGCGTCCGTGAGGCTCTTGAACAAGGAGTGGTCCCCATTGTGGCCGGATTCCAGGGGATCAACGAGCGCTCGGATGTCACGACGCTCGGACGTGGGGGTTCCGATCTTTCGGCGGTCGCATTGGCAGCGGCTCTGAAAGCCGACCGGTGCATTATCTTTACCGATGTGGATGGCGTCTACACGGCGGATCCCAACATCGTCCCTGCGGCGAGACGGATCGAGAGGATCGCCTACGAAGAAATGCTGGAAATGGCCAGTCTCGGAGCAAAAGTTCTCCAAACGAGATCGGTCGAGTTCGCGGCCAAGTTCAATGTCCCGATCGAGGTGAATTCCAGCTTCAAAGAAGGAAAGGGAACGCTCGTGACGAAGGAAGATGCGGACATGGAGGCGGCGGCCATCGCCGGTGTCACCGGAGATCGCAATCAGGCGAAGATTACGATCATCGGAGTGCCGGACAAACCGGGGATTGCCGCCAGGATTTTTGGACCGGTCGCCGAGGCCCACATCAACGTCGATATGATCATTCAGAACATGAGCCAGGCAGCCATGACGGACCTCTCCTTTACCGTCCCGCGTGCCGATCTGAAGAACGCTGTGCCAATCATTCAGGCCGTGGCGAAGGACATCGAGGCCAAGTCGGTGTCGGTGACCGAAACCATCGCCAAAGTCTCGCTCATCGGAGTGGGTATGCGGTCTCATTCGGGGGTTGCGGCCAAGATGTTCGAAGTCCTCTCTCGAGAAGGGATCAACATTATGATGATCAGCACCTCTGAGATCAAAATTTCTTGTGTCATCGATGAAAAGTATCTCGAATTAGCTATGCGATCTCTCCATTCGGCATTCGATCTCGATGCGGCCTAG
- a CDS encoding phosphoglycerate mutase: protein MKYVIVHAGGMADRPQSELGGRTPLQAAATPYLDQLAQSGELGRLVISAEGIRHGSGLVGSAILGYDPRKFYQGPGPLEAASLGVSVTEHDVVYRCTMVTLRPEGGKGVEIKKLGPHVIMDDATAGLIETEEARELIEALNEQVGSETIQFYPGAGHRHLMVWVNGKPRAICNDPQTILGQSLADALPTGDGADILRKLMDTAHFILRDHPVNEERMAAGKKPANCVWLWGEGRAVMWPSLVEKHGISGTVVSTSDVYRGVGICAGLEAVDPDRLPGDDLRNMATVALEEFVKKDFVYVHAELTDEITHGTDMKAKVRGIEDFDRNLVAPLVEGLAGQGPYRFLVLCDQAAAAEDQAFYAFGEGGGKGSEGVGRRFTEADAFAANMPARDATKFINKFFVKL, encoded by the coding sequence ATGAAGTATGTGATCGTACACGCCGGGGGAATGGCGGACCGCCCGCAATCGGAACTAGGTGGAAGGACACCGCTGCAAGCGGCCGCGACGCCCTATCTCGATCAACTCGCGCAGAGCGGAGAACTCGGTCGGCTCGTGATATCTGCCGAGGGCATTCGACATGGAAGCGGTCTGGTCGGTTCGGCGATTCTCGGGTACGATCCACGAAAGTTTTATCAAGGGCCGGGGCCGCTTGAAGCTGCGAGCTTAGGCGTGTCTGTGACGGAACACGATGTCGTGTATCGCTGTACGATGGTCACCTTGCGGCCGGAGGGTGGGAAAGGCGTCGAAATCAAGAAATTAGGGCCGCACGTGATTATGGACGATGCCACGGCGGGCTTGATCGAGACCGAGGAGGCTCGCGAACTGATCGAGGCTCTCAACGAGCAAGTCGGTTCCGAAACCATCCAGTTCTATCCGGGCGCGGGTCATCGGCATCTGATGGTATGGGTCAATGGGAAGCCGCGAGCCATCTGCAATGATCCGCAGACCATACTTGGTCAATCTCTCGCCGATGCGTTGCCCACGGGGGACGGCGCAGACATTCTGCGGAAGCTCATGGACACCGCGCATTTTATCTTGCGGGATCATCCCGTGAACGAGGAACGGATGGCAGCGGGGAAGAAACCGGCCAACTGTGTCTGGTTGTGGGGTGAAGGACGAGCCGTCATGTGGCCGAGTTTGGTCGAAAAGCATGGCATTTCAGGGACGGTCGTGTCGACGAGTGATGTCTATCGCGGTGTAGGGATTTGTGCCGGTCTCGAAGCGGTGGATCCCGATAGGCTGCCCGGCGATGATCTCCGCAACATGGCGACGGTGGCCCTGGAGGAGTTCGTCAAGAAGGATTTCGTCTATGTTCATGCCGAGTTAACGGACGAGATCACACATGGTACGGATATGAAGGCCAAAGTTCGCGGGATCGAAGACTTCGATCGCAACCTTGTCGCTCCGTTGGTGGAAGGGTTGGCCGGCCAAGGCCCCTATCGGTTCCTCGTGCTGTGCGATCAGGCTGCAGCAGCCGAAGATCAGGCCTTTTATGCGTTTGGTGAGGGAGGCGGAAAAGGTTCGGAGGGCGTCGGCCGCCGCTTCACAGAAGCCGATGCGTTTGCCGCAAACATGCCTGCCCGCGACGCCACCAAGTTCATAAACAAGTTCTTCGTAAAGCTCTGA
- a CDS encoding threonine synthase, with protein MNRWRGVIEEYRKFLPVTERTPVVSLGEGNTPLIRATRLAKAIAPGVELYLKFEGVNPTGSFKDRGMTLAISKAAEGGARAVICASTGNTSASAAAYGARAGLSVYVLIPAGKIAMGKLSQAMMHQATVIQIEGNFDQALTLVKDFSASLHIELVNSVNPFRIEGQKTAAFEVCDQLGDAPAVHVLPVGNAGNITAYWQGYKEYRAANQTMRVPRMMGFQAAGAAPIVLGRVVEQPQTVATAIRIGNPASWSSALKAVEESAGAIDMVTDEEILQAYTTVAATEGVFCEPASAASVAGVAKLHRAKVLREGETVVCTLTGHGLKDADTAIGVSRQPQTVKATRDDVARLLKV; from the coding sequence ATGAATCGTTGGCGCGGAGTCATTGAAGAGTATCGCAAGTTCCTCCCGGTGACCGAAAGAACCCCCGTGGTCAGCCTCGGAGAGGGCAACACGCCTCTGATTCGTGCCACGAGATTGGCCAAGGCGATCGCACCGGGAGTCGAACTCTACCTGAAGTTTGAGGGGGTCAACCCGACCGGGTCGTTCAAAGACCGCGGGATGACCTTGGCCATCTCGAAGGCAGCGGAAGGCGGCGCACGGGCCGTCATATGCGCGTCAACCGGTAATACGTCCGCCTCGGCCGCGGCATACGGGGCTCGAGCCGGGTTATCCGTGTACGTATTGATTCCTGCCGGCAAGATCGCCATGGGTAAGCTGTCCCAGGCGATGATGCATCAGGCGACGGTCATTCAGATCGAGGGCAACTTTGATCAAGCCCTGACCCTCGTCAAGGATTTTTCGGCCTCGTTGCACATCGAATTGGTGAACTCGGTGAATCCGTTCAGAATCGAGGGTCAGAAGACTGCCGCCTTTGAGGTCTGTGATCAACTCGGCGATGCGCCGGCCGTTCATGTGCTCCCGGTCGGGAACGCCGGGAATATCACGGCCTATTGGCAGGGGTACAAAGAGTATCGCGCGGCGAATCAGACCATGAGAGTGCCCCGCATGATGGGATTTCAAGCTGCCGGGGCTGCTCCGATCGTATTGGGCAGAGTCGTCGAACAACCGCAAACTGTCGCGACCGCGATACGAATCGGTAACCCCGCCAGCTGGTCTTCGGCGTTGAAGGCCGTGGAGGAATCAGCCGGCGCGATCGATATGGTGACGGATGAAGAGATTCTCCAAGCCTATACGACGGTGGCGGCCACCGAAGGGGTCTTTTGTGAACCGGCCTCGGCCGCGTCCGTCGCCGGCGTGGCGAAGCTGCATCGAGCCAAGGTTCTGCGAGAAGGAGAGACGGTCGTATGTACGCTTACAGGGCATGGTCTGAAGGATGCCGACACGGCAATCGGGGTATCGCGGCAACCACAAACCGTCAAGGCGACGCGCGACGACGTTGCCCGTCTGTTGAAGGTCTGA
- a CDS encoding homoserine dehydrogenase, with the protein MTSRIGVGIVGFGTVGTGVAKILLNNASLITRRVGVPVELVRVADLDIVRDRGVSLGSGLLTTDVGQVLSDPNIDIVIELIGGYDTAKRVILDAIAAQKHVVTANKALLALHGEEIFAAATRKNVEVGFEASVGGGIPIVRALTEGLAGNRIESIYGIINGTSNYILSKMTHEGHSFKEILQDAQRAGYAEADPTFDVAGIDSAHKLAILVSLAYGTPVNFKDIYTEGITNLTPTDIAYAKQFGYTIKLLGIAKFVDGEIEARVHPTMLPSNSPIAQVEDVYNAIQLVGDAVGDVVLYGRGAGSMPTGSAVVSDVIAIGRNLLKGAVGRVPVASFQQDQRRPLRLKSMEEISSLYYLRFTVVDRPGVLAQIAGELGRCGISISSMMQQGRREGQTVPVVIKTHTAKERDVQTALREINRKAFVSEPTTLIRVEGKDE; encoded by the coding sequence ATGACGTCACGCATCGGAGTCGGGATTGTGGGGTTCGGCACGGTCGGTACCGGTGTTGCCAAGATCCTCTTAAACAATGCGTCACTCATTACCCGTCGCGTCGGTGTGCCTGTGGAACTTGTTCGCGTGGCGGATCTTGATATCGTGAGGGATCGCGGAGTGTCATTGGGCTCCGGGCTATTGACCACCGATGTCGGGCAAGTCCTCTCTGACCCCAATATCGATATCGTGATCGAACTCATCGGTGGATACGATACGGCCAAGCGGGTCATCCTGGATGCGATTGCCGCCCAGAAGCATGTGGTCACGGCGAACAAAGCGCTCTTAGCCCTTCACGGCGAAGAGATTTTTGCGGCCGCCACGCGCAAGAATGTGGAGGTGGGGTTTGAAGCCAGCGTCGGCGGCGGTATTCCTATCGTTCGGGCGTTGACGGAGGGGCTCGCCGGCAATAGGATCGAATCCATCTACGGCATCATCAATGGAACGTCCAACTATATTTTGTCGAAAATGACCCATGAAGGGCACAGTTTCAAAGAGATCCTCCAAGATGCCCAACGAGCCGGTTATGCCGAAGCCGACCCGACGTTTGATGTCGCGGGGATCGATTCGGCGCACAAACTCGCCATTCTCGTCAGTCTCGCCTACGGAACACCGGTCAACTTTAAGGACATTTATACGGAAGGGATTACGAACCTCACGCCGACCGATATCGCGTACGCCAAACAGTTCGGGTATACGATCAAGTTGCTGGGGATCGCGAAGTTCGTGGACGGAGAAATCGAGGCTCGGGTTCATCCCACGATGCTCCCCTCCAATTCGCCCATCGCTCAAGTTGAAGACGTGTACAATGCGATCCAACTGGTCGGTGATGCCGTCGGTGACGTCGTGCTGTATGGACGAGGCGCCGGATCCATGCCGACCGGGAGCGCCGTCGTGAGTGACGTGATCGCGATCGGGCGGAATCTGCTCAAAGGTGCCGTTGGTCGAGTGCCGGTCGCGTCGTTCCAGCAGGATCAGCGGCGACCTCTTCGGCTGAAATCGATGGAAGAGATCAGTTCGCTCTATTATCTGCGGTTTACCGTTGTGGACCGACCCGGCGTATTGGCGCAGATCGCCGGTGAGTTGGGGCGCTGCGGGATCAGTATATCGTCGATGATGCAACAGGGACGCCGTGAAGGGCAAACGGTGCCGGTTGTCATCAAGACGCATACCGCAAAGGAGCGTGATGTGCAAACCGCGCTCCGTGAAATCAACCGAAAGGCGTTCGTCTCCGAACCGACGACGCTCATTCGCGTCGAAGGCAAGGACGAGTGA